CGTGGATCTCTGGACCATAGACGTACTTGTGTGTCGGCATGTGGCCCGTCTCCTCCAGAAGCGGGAGGTAGACCATGGCTGCCGTGTCGCACATGGCACCGGGATATCTGTTCCAGTACCATACACCTCCCGGTCCTCCGGCTTTGTCAATGACGCGGACCGACTTGATGCCAGCTTCCTTGACGCGTGCGGCGGTGAGAAGACCGCTGAACCCTGCGCCAATGTAGCAGAACTCGACGTGGTCGGTAACCGGCTCACGCGGGATCACGGGCATGTGCGGGTCGATGTTCTCTCCCGGTTTCTCGAGGGGCTTAAAGTTACGCCCGactggcgcggcgaggcgcttgtCACGCTCCGCGGCGTACTTGGCACGAAGGGCGGCAGCGTCAATGTCGATGGTCACTGGTGTGAGCTTAGGTTCAAGGGCAGCTGCTGCACGGGTAAAGCCGAAAGCCAGCCGCGGAGGTGGATAACAGGTGCTTCAAACTTACTGCTGCTCTGTGTTGTGGATCTGGGTattggagaggagggacgAGACTCCTTGTTATATAGTGATGGTTCTTGTGATGCAGGTGGCGGCGCCGACTCGCCATCCGGCATCCAAGTTGTCCACAGGCCGGACCGCCGGTTATAGATTTGGGGCTCACTGGGGTGGCTCACTGGGGTTAACCCTGTGGCCGCGGCGACCCGGCCATTTTCCACCACGTTTCTGTTCATGGGGCCACCATCAGGATCCCCCGCGGCGATTGGAGGCTAGCATACCGCATGCGAGATGGTGCAGAGCTTGAGATGGCCTGAGATGATAGCTCGCATTTGCGCGCCAATGGCCACCCGCGATCTGGGCAAGCTACAACCAGCGGTTCGAACGGAAGCTTATCTCTGAGTGCCGCGGGGTCGGGATTGGCCGACTGGGCCCTATCTTCCAAGTCAACACTGCTCGGCGATCAAGTCCGCATAAGCACTTGGTGTGAATGTTAGCTCCGGCGAATCGTCCTGTGCAACACATCACTCCCCAACCCCCGTGAAACAAAGCTCTGGTGTAAGGGATACAGGTACAAACATAATCTACAGGTGGTCTACATGACGCCTCCAACTGTCTAACCTCTCAAGCCGCCGACTCGCTTGTCTAGAGACCGGCTCGGCTCTTGACGTTCTCGCTAGCCGTGAGGAGAATAGCCGCAATCTGACGCGCAAACGCCGGATCCTTGAAGATGTCGAGGGGCTCAGTCTGCACACCCATGTCGACGTATGTCACTGTGCTCTCACCcgccgccttgcgcttgcgctgtTCCCTTGGACACGAGCCGTGGTGGCGAATGTAGCTCTGGCAGCCATCACACCAGGGCTTGGGCCGACCGCGCGCGTCAACGCGCTCGGACTGTGCCTCCGGCATTGCACAAGCCGAATGTGACTGGGGCTGGTCGAGTTTCGGCTCGTCCGTAAGCATGGGGTCGATCTCAGCCGGTGTGTCAGGGCTGGTGCTTGAACCATTCTTGCTGTTGTCGATCTCACCGTTCGTGGCATTCTCGCTGGTatcgcgcgcggcgctcaCGGTCGACGCGTGGTGATTCGGTGCTTGCTCAACAGGTTCtttctcattctcattgTGGCTGGTCCCCTCCACAGCAGTAGTCCCCAtccccgagctcgcgccaTCACCTCGGCTCTTCCTTCGCCACTGGGCGACGATATAGTAGACCGTGTCAATGTCAAACTCGGCGCACCCCTCCATCCGGCGCACAATATTGAGGATCACGCGCGGCTTGTCGCCACGCTCTCCAGCTCGCTCAATGAACTCGCGCACCTCTGGTgtcgggcggcggtggaTCGCAAACGTCCCTCGCGGCATCGGGGGGTGATTGTGGGTAAAGTTGGTTGTTGTCCACACGAGTCGCCCATCCCGGTTATTATCgatcaagaagaagaagcgaCGCACAACCATTGTCCACGGACACCCTCCGTTACCGCCCCTCGCACGCTTGCAGCGCATCGTGTAGTAGTCGCCTCCCTTGGATGAGGTGCACGAAATCGCAAAGCCATGATCTCCGGCCCAGTCTTGCAGGTGAttcttgagctcctcgatgTCGCTGAACGTCTGGCCTGGGACCGCGGGTGCCTCCTGCGAGATGAGATTGGGGATCGGGGCAGCATTGGTGACGGGCTTGTCGCTGGCGTCGACCGACTCGCCATTCGGCCCCGGTGGTATGTGTGGCGCTGCAGCTTGCGCCTCTGCGTTTGGGGTTGAGTTGTCAGAAGGAGCATCCATCAGAGTTGGGACCGCCCGCCCTGGTGGTACTGTGGCAGGGGTTACGGCTGTCGATGTGGACAtttgttgttgttgttgagTTCGGATGTTGAACGAAATTGGGTCCGGGATACTTGAAATGTGGGAAACTGACAATTCAACCATGAGCGGACTCAAATCCATGACTGAGTCACGTGTTCAGTCGGGCAGCGGGCGTTATTAATAGATTCGGCCAGAGCCAGGCAGACGATACATCGTTTGTTGATTATCGACTAGACCTAGTCCTAGTCGACCTAGTCCTAGTCGTTGGTCATTTCTTCACGACTTGACTATACCTCATGTACCTCATACCCCTTGCTAACTTGGTACACATCCCAGACGAGTGCCCGGTTGGGCTTGTACCCGTGCGAGCCCAGGGCCACTAGGCTTCTGCttgctcgtcgaggcgcgcagGCGTACACAACGCATTCTCCACTGTTTGAGACACCTGTGACGGACGCGCCGGCAGGGTTACGATCtacgcgtcgagctcgattGCAGATGGATCGAGGGATGGTATCATTGTTGCTGTGCTGTTTTGTTTACCTTGCCTTCGGGTAGGTCGGCAATCTGCACCGCCATCCCTGATAAGCTTAACTATCAGTAAACAACGACGCTCCACTTTCACGTTCCGCAGTCAAGTCATTACCCCAAATTCGATCCCGCTAATACCCTCCATCCTAATCATCCACTGCCACAGCCCACATCACAGCCCACATCACAGCCCACATGCAATGGTACGGTGTCAAAGTGTTGTGGGAGCACATGACGCGTTGATGGAGCCGAAGAAGAGTTCCGAACGGTCCCCATCCCGAAATTGAGGGTTAAAATGGCGCCAAAGTACACGGAACGCGGGGGGCCAAGCCCTTCTAATTCGGCACCGGCTCGCGTGGCTGTTTACAAAGCCAAGCAATCTGTTCACTCACTCCCATTCGTCGTGATACGATGCATAGCTTGGCGGGCTGATGAAGCAGAGCATTTAGGTAGAAGACTGGATTATGGATTATGATCGACGTGATGTAATAACGTTTGCGGTGTAGTTTAATACCCCGAGTTGCACAGCCCCCCTGACTTTCAACCAACGATATAAACCTCGCGTCACTTTCCGTCACCTTGTCATTCACACCAtcctctcatcctctcatcctctcatcctctcatcctctcatccatccaccatgtccTACCACAACCAGTACAACGCTCCCTCGGGCTTCCAGCCCAACGGCGGCTTCAACTCCGCCCCCTCTGGCCCAGGCTACGGCGCCCCCACCTACGACCAGAACCAGTACGGCAACAGTGGCtacaaccccaaccccagcTACGGCGCTCCCCAATACGGCCAACAGCAGGGCTACGGCCAACAGCAGtacggccagcagcagtaCGGACAACAGGGCGGCCAGCAGGGCGGCCAGGCTGCGGGCTACTATGGCGACCAGGCGCCGGGCGCATCGGGCGGTTTCAGCGGCACCCGCGAGGCCAGTGACATGTCCAACGAGGACCTCCCCTACCCATGGTAAGCCCACCTTGCGCCTCATAAGATTGCTAACCAACAAGGGTTCGCGAATGGGACGAGCAGTTCAAGCAGATCTACTATGTCAACCCCACGACCAACCCAGCCACGACGTCGTGGACTCACCCTAACTGCGCACCCGGTCAGGAACACCCTGAGCAGCAGCAGACCCACCGCGAGGCGCAGGAGCTCTACTCGGACGCTGGACCGGGCGGTGCCCAGACAGGCGAGCGCGGTCTCATCACCAacgcggcggtgggcgtcgtcggctACAAGGTCCTGTCGTCGTTGCTCAACAAGAACAAGAACAACCACGGTCAGGGCGGCCACGGCCAGTCGAGTGGCCCCGGATGGGGAACCTACGCCATGGGTGCTGGTGCCGGTGTGGGCGGCGCGTTCCTCCTTTCCAAGCTCTTTGGGGTGAGTCGTTAACTCATGGACAGGGGGACAGGGCTGACATACAGAACAAGAACTCGAACAAGTACGGCCACCAAATGGGCCCGCCCCCCTTCAAGTTTTAGATTCTAGGCTAGCTCGACTATCAAGACTATCAAGATCAACACGATATACATATACACGGTCCCCTCTGTTGATGGTGATTGCGTCAATATACCCTCTGTTTGAAGTGTTTGTCGCGTCTCTGACCTGTACGGCATGTATGAATCCCATTTTGTGACTGAAGACCCGTGTCGAGTAAACTGCGGAATGCAGGGATATTGAGGAGAAATGCGCAGCCAAATGGATGTTGACGTGGAGACGTCGAGGCGTCGAGAAGGCACAAACTGAAACTCGTCGTCAGGATGGAAACGGTGAAACAAGTTGACAGAGCTTTGCTTGATGCCGTCACGTTGCAACTGTGGCTATGGTGGCTGACATGCCAAGCTTGAGCTGCGACAGACCACAACACTTGTTGCTCATTGTGATACATAGATGGATGACTTGTTGCTCATTGTGATACATACATGGATGACTTGTTGCTCATTGTGATACATACATGGACTGTGAAAACGACATCACTGCCCATTAGACTCGAtctccaactcgtcctGAAGGGGGTTCACACCACCGAGAAGGACCTTGTCTGCTGACGTCAACGCGCCAATATACTGCACCGTGTCCACAATGTCACGGATCCCGTACTTTGAACCAAGGTTATCGTCCAGCTTCTTAAGTGCGGCCGTAGCGTCCGGGTCATTGCCGACCTGGAAGAACTGGATACCAACCTGGCGGGCCGGATAGTTACCCCTGTCGAGGCGCCTGGCACAGGAGACAATCACGCTCTCGGGGTGATCGGTGGGTTTGCCGTCTGTAATGACGATGATATTCAGTTGTTTGACCTCGGCCTGTCTgtgcgcggcggtggcagcCTCCAAGCGGCTCATGTATGCGAGTAGAATCTTCTCGAGAACTGTGCCCGTTGGCGTGGCTCCACGCGGCCTGAGTCCATTGAACAGGCTGTCGACATAGTCGGGGTCCTTGACGCCGAATTGGTCCCTCTTCGCATTGAGGAAGTAGATGTCGATGCCGTCATCGTCATACTTGCATGCCTCGTGGACAACGAAACGCACAGCAGAACGTGCCTCGTCCCATCGCCCGTCTTTGCGCATGCTCGAGCTATCGTCGATGACGAACACTGTGTCATAGTCGCGTAGCATCTCGAGAACCAGGtcttcttcgtcttcgTATtcgtcttcttcgtcttcgtcttcgtccATGTCGGGTGCGGAGGACGATGCGCCAGGCCGGTCGACGTGGACGTGGTGGTTCGGGGGCACGCCAGGTTTCCCGAACCCGGCAAAAGTCGGCGACAAGCAATGCGATACATGGCTGTTGGACGACGACCCGTGGGAGGAGATAGACGTCCGTGCGGTAGAGTACTCGGAAGGCCGCACCGGTGGTAGAGGTGGtagcggtggcggtgggaCCTGGGCCCTCTGAGAGGGATAAGCGGGCGGTGGCGTGGCTGAAGTAGTCGCATTCTTGCGCCAGGCAGGTGGCCTTGATAGAGTAGACGGCGGAAAGCCGAAATAGTCACGGACGAGCTCATACACATTGCCGTTGACTGGCCGCGCCCACTTTTCGAGCTCTtcgagcttggcgatcACGTATGGTATACTCTTGCGGCGCCACAGCTTGCACTCGATGTACAACTTGACAACGGCAAAGTCGtgtctgctgtcagccaaATATGGGCAGGCACTCACGCAGGCTTGTTGTCGGCGTCTctgcagaggaggagctcgacggagcgcgagttcgcgacgtcggcggcattGATGATCGGAAGGTCGGGGAAGGGCAAGACGCCTCGAGCCATTGTTGACGTCGCTTATCGGATCGTTTGTTGATTGTGTTGAGGGAATACTCTCTCTCTATCTCTCAGATGATGTGTTGAGGAAATACTCTGTCTCTCATATGATGTGTTGAGGAAATACtctgtctctctctctcagATGGGATGACTTATACTCCCCCAGCCTCACAGCGTTTGCCACATTCCACGAGCACTGCTCCTAAGTGCCACTCTGTCTTGCACTGGTTGTCGAACAGATCTCTTGTCTAGTGCCTTGGGTATGGGCTGGGTCGGCTCAATGCAGAATGCCACACCGCCACGGATGTCAGACACATCCACAGACGCCAACAGAAGGTCAGGTGGTACTTCTGTCACGGAAACCCCGTGGCTGGTGGCTGCCGACTCGCAAGTGGAGTGGTGATAATCAGGGTTGTACGACCGTACGGATCGTTTGCTGTTCTCTAGTCTTTTGGCCTTTACACTCTCACGGATCAGGATTTCGGGAGGAGTGACTGACGCGCCGCTGCTCGGGGACTCTGCGGGCCTGGATCTCGTTCGGCCTGTCAGCTGATAGCACCTCTCGTGAGCCCTGCTCTCGCCCGTATCCGCATTCGCAGTGTCACAGCTTTGGCCACAGAGATTCGTAACAAAAAAGCCACAGAGATTCGTGACAAAAATCACCCCACATACATGCCAGTggcgcagcggcggtgTTCGGGACGAGGCTGTCAGGTGGCCCTCCGAATCACGCTGGGGCAGTCACGGGATGGCCACAGCTGCCTGTCTTCGAGAAGGGTAACTAGAGCTGTCGCCACCCACGCCCACAGTTCTTTACTGGAAACACTGGAAACACTTGCGCCATCATCGAGTGTCGCTGGTTCAAGCCACCGTCGTGGATTGGCTTGGCCGCGCTCGGACCAGCATGGCCAAGACATCAAGACAGTTTGCACGCACGGTCCGCGTCAGCGAGCCTTATACATTGTCTCGTATGCCATCCACACAGACGTCTCTTCCACAACGTCCGTCCCCTCCCGTTATCACCCGCTCCCTCCTTTTCTCCTTCTCTAGCCATGGAATTCCAGTTCTCGGCCACACGCCCCAGCGTAGACTTtccgcgctcgccgacccTCGTCGATGTTCCGTGTCAATACACCTATTTGACAGGAGAGATGACGACcgaccgccgcgcgcgttcAGAACGCATCCCCTCCGCAACGTACAGTATACACAGTcggagcaggagcaggaccCGTAGCCGGGAACCGTCGGCCGTCTCGGTCCCCGCAGGGTCCATGTCTGGGTTGGGGGCAACCAGGCTCGTGGCACGTATTCAAGCCCTGTTGAGTAAGTAGGCTGGCAGGTGGCGTCGCACGGCACGGACCAATTCCCAGTCTTACTAAATACCAGACCCGCGAGAACCAGATCAGTTCTCTTCCAGTCATTCCCCAGCACACCAACCCCCTCGTCGTTCTCGCTTTTTCACCAGTGAGTCCTCTCTCGactcatctcatctcaccACTAACGGAAAGACATGTCTCGCCGCTCCTGGTTTGTCAAGGAAGACAAGACCGTCGTGgtcgacgccaacgcccTCAGCGGCGCCAATGCCTCCGACAGCTCGCGGACCGACGCacccgccgtcgtcgttAACACCACCACCGTCAGGACCGTCAAACCCCTTGACGGCCCCACCATCACCCTCACTGCCGACCAGCTGCTGAGGGTCAACGTCCCTTCGGGCGAACCCCCCAAGTCGGGCAGCAACCCCGGCACGCCTACGCTGAgccgctcgacctcgcgcgtATACCAGGTCAATGCTGCCGACTTTGGCAAGGTCAACCAGACCCAGTCGTAACCCCCACTCCCCAGACCCAGGCGTAACTCCCCCAACTCCCCCAACACTAGACATTAGTTACAATTGCCCCCCCCATGTTACAGCACCCTCCCAGTTTTCCTTCAGCTGACGCGGCAAAGGCTGACCCCGTGCGGGGCGTGGCGCTCATCTTGCGTAAGAGGCTTGAGAGGTTGGACAAGACAATGGAATGAAATGGGAACCCTGGGACGAATCCTGGCCAACTGGGAATGGGGACCTGTTACAACCCCGCGGCATTCAGGCGTGAGGCATCGAGAATAGTTCGTGGTTGACAGGTGCTGAGTGTTGACTTGAAGTGGGCCTCAAGCCAAGGAACAAGCCGCGACTGACTTGTCATGAGAGGGGACGTGTGCGTGTAACCTTGGTTGCCGCGGCAGACCAGCCAGAAGTGATGACGTGAGATGTGAGCTTGGATGTGCCCTGTAATATGCTGGCTTGCGTCAATCCGGTGCCTAAACAGAGACGGCAAATGTCGCTTCCGCTCGCTTCAATCTCTCGCCGTTCTCTATCACCCCATCTCCGTCTCCATCTCACCCCATCGCCGTTCTCTATCTCACCCCATCTCGCCCCGACAATGACgcgcctcaacctcactATCCGGCGTCGCACGCCCGCCGACATCCCCGCCCTTGGCGATCTGTTAGTCAAGCAACGGCCGGCGACGGGCTACCCCGAAATCTGGCCGCTACCCATGCCCCTGCCCGACTTCTTGCAGAGGGAccacgaggacggcgcgtgggtcgccctcctcaacgacaCGGTCGTGGGCCACATCGCGACGGCCCAAGTCGTCGAGGCGTCAGACATCGGGCGCAGCGGGAGCACGTCTGGGCTCGGGCCGGTGTGGGCAGCGGCATACGCGTGTGCGACCGACAGGTTGAGATGTATCGGCACCCTGTTTGCCGATTCGGAATACGCGGGCGCTGGAATCGGCTCAGCACTCCTTCAGGTAGCGATGGATGATGTGGCCGCCAAAAACCTCCTCCCAGTCCTCGACTGCATCAAGGAGAAAACACATGTAGTCGAGTTTTACAAGCGCCGCGGTTGggtcgtcatcgacgagcagcCGGCGCCGTGGAGTCCCCACAGGCGGATCGATGTCGTGCTCATGATCCAACCAGCCCTTAAGGTGAGGCAGGCAATTCTATTCTAGCACGGCTGACGTCAGCCCCAAAAAACCActgccgaggttgaggtcgaggtcatcaCAACAccagtcgaggtcgaggtaACGGCATAGGGAGTGAGACGTTGTATACATGCATCTATCTTGCGCCTACTCGTAGGCGGCGTCGAAaaagtcgagctcgagcttgaccgCACGTGCAAACATTCCTTCCATCTCCTTGCGCATCTCGTCTCcagccgcggcggccacGCGGTCAAACTCGTCCCGCAGTAACTGGACCCACGCCTCGAACGCTGGGCCGCGGTGCAACTCGATCCACTCGGCATACAACCAGTCGTCAGGCGGAGGGGTTTCGGAGGTCGCCCAGTCGAGGTAAAGCcactcggcgacgaggaggactgTGAGCGCGGCAGCGTACGATGAGCGTGCCTCGTCCATGAGGTGTAGGAAGCCCGCCGTAGCTGCGTGGGGCGTGTAACTCGAGTGGCCGACCAAAGCTTCCAGCGACGCGGCAGTCGGCTTGAACTTGGGATCGAGGCGGGTGAGCGCACGGACAAAGTacccgtcctcgtcactgGCCACCATACCGAGCTGCCGCGCAATTGCGAGCCGCGCACCGGGTGAGTCCGAGTGGCTCACCGCTGCGCCCATGAGCGCCACGAAGGCGTCTACGAATAGGTAGTCCTGGCTCAAATACCGACGCATCACTGCTTCGGGGACAGTGCCGGTCCACAGGTCCCTCACAAAACGATGCGAGGTCGATGCGTCCCATTTCCCCGTATAGGCATCGCGGAGCGTCTTGGAGAATGAGGCCATGAGAAATGATGGTTGATGGAACACGTCAGACACGTCAGACGTCAGATTCGTCTGATggctggtggaggtcagTCAGGCTATCGGTCCGGAATTCGAATCTC
Above is a genomic segment from Cutaneotrichosporon cavernicola HIS019 DNA, chromosome: 1 containing:
- a CDS encoding uncharacterized protein (von Willebrand factor (vWF) type A domain) gives rise to the protein MARGVLPFPDLPIINAADVANSRSVELLLCRDADNKPAHDFAVVKLYIECKLWRRKSIPYVIAKLEELEKWARPVNGNVYELVRDYFGFPPSTLSRPPAWRKNATTSATPPPAYPSQRAQVPPPPLPPLPPVRPSEYSTARTSISSHGSSSNSHVSHCLSPTFAGFGKPGVPPNHHVHVDRPGASSSAPDMDEDEDEEDEYEDEEDLVLEMLRDYDTVFVIDDSSSMRKDGRWDEARSAVRFVVHEACKYDDDGIDIYFLNAKRDQFGVKDPDYVDSLFNGLRPRGATPTGTVLEKILLAYMSRLEAATAAHRQAEVKQLNIIVITDGKPTDHPESVIVSCARRLDRGNYPARQVGIQFFQVGNDPDATAALKKLDDNLGSKYGIRDIVDTVQYIGALTSADKVLLGGVNPLQDELEIESNGQ
- a CDS encoding uncharacterized protein (Catalyzes an amino-pyrimidine hydrolysis reaction at the C5' of the pyrimidine moiety of thiamine compounds, a reaction that is part of a thiamine salvage pathway. Thus, catalyzes the conversion of 4-amino-5-aminomethyl-2-methylpyrimidine to 4-amino-5-hydroxymethyl-2-methylpyrimidine (HMP)) produces the protein MASFSKTLRDAYTGKWDASTSHRFVRDLWTGTVPEAVMRRYLSQDYLFVDAFVALMGAAVSHSDSPGARLAIARQLGMVASDEDGYFVRALTRLDPKFKPTAASLEALVGHSSYTPHAATAGFLHLMDEARSSYAAALTVLLVAEWLYLDWATSETPPPDDWLYAEWIELHRGPAFEAWVQLLRDEFDRVAAAAGDEMRKEMEGMFARAVKLELDFFDAAYE